The Ziziphus jujuba cultivar Dongzao chromosome 7, ASM3175591v1 genome includes a region encoding these proteins:
- the LOC107424295 gene encoding uncharacterized protein LOC107424295 produces MTNPKDSSEKSPAEKETQPQQSQGGEEETAGAGGSSSSPPKEKGETAKSVAEVGGGSSSVVPPRPTQTGAGRGGAPTRLQPRAAASASRAVGSGGVGGTGGAGGEQGGGGGGGAGGGPTAVATAARAPPSGSGGRAKRKASEIIGPVGVEMVCSVCKRDFGSWKALSGHMRSHPERQWRGIFPPPVEPRFAAAQGQQPNPPDQPQPPTGQGVPEERVALDVDLNQPHQGEEEEGGEEASPPPPEPEKDAGGGAFDLNMPPASGDGDE; encoded by the exons ATGACCAACCCTAAAGACTCTTCGGAAAAGTCACCTGCAGAGAAGGAAACCCAACCCCAACAATCCCAGGGTGGCGAAGAGGAGACTGCTGGTGCTGGTGGCTCATCATCATCTCCTCCCAAAGAAAAAGGAGAGACTGCGAAGTCTGTTGCTGAAGTTGGAGGAGGATCATCCTCCGTGGTCCCTCCAAGGCCTACTCAAACTGGTGCAGGGAGGGGAGGTGCTCCCACCCGCCTTCAACCCCGGGCTGCTGCCTCGGCGTCCAGGGCTGTTGGCAGCGGTGGTGTAGGAGGAACTGGTGGTGCAGGTGGCGAacaaggaggaggaggaggtggtGGTGCAGGAGGAGGACCTACTGCGGTGGCAACCGCTGCTAGGGCTCCACCAAGTGGAAGTGGTGGACGTGCAAAAAGAAAGGCGTCTGAAATCATCGGACCTGTTGGGGTTGAGATGGTGTGCAGCGTCTGCAAGAGGGACTTTGGCTCCTGGAAAGCACTCTCTGGCCACATGCGCTCTCATCCTGAACGCCAATGGCGTGGCATTTTCCCTCCACCCGTTGAACCCCGCTTTGCTGCTGCTCAAGGACAGCAACCCAATCCTCCTGATCAACCACAACCACCAACAG GTCAAGGGGTCCCTGAGGAAAGAGTTGCTCTGGATGTGGACCTGAATCAGCCTCACCAGGGGGAAGAGGAGGAGGGTGGAGAAGAAGCTTCACCTCCACCACCGGAGCCGGAGAAGGATGCTGGTGGCGGGGCTTTCGACCTCAACATGCCACCTGCTTCCGGAGATGGTGACGAGTGA
- the LOC107424348 gene encoding ubiquitin domain-containing protein DSK2b isoform X3, which yields MGGGDAALDDVATESNGGDDGVNVNIRCSNGNKFTVTITLDSTVGSFKDVLSQKCDIPTDQQRLIYKGRILKDDQTLQSYGLEADHTVHLVRGFAPSASANPGGATDARGPNATHSNPSGVGQNEDVPLGGSTFPANLFPGLGLGGMGEGGGLFGAGLPDIEQMQQQLTRNPNIMRDIMNMPVVQNLMNNPDVMRNLIMNNPQMREIIDRNPELAHILNDPSTLRQTLEAARNPELMREMMRNTDRAMSNIEASPEGFNMLRRMYETVQEPFLNATTMAGNAGNAGTDSSNPFASLLATQGGSQTRNQPANQSTTGSELTTGSPAPNTNPLPNPWTSGGTAAGGTQTNTARSNLTGDARPQAPAGLGGLGLPEFEGMLGGMQDTSSLNQIMQNPAISQMMQNLLSNPQFVNQTLGLNPQTRSMLDSNSHLREMLQNPEFLRQLTSPETMQLLLTLQQSLLTQLSRQQPTQEPGQTGGGPFNNMGLDMLMNMFGGLGAGSLAVPNRSDVPPEELYATQLSQLQEMGFFDRQENLRALIATAGNVHAAVERLLGNTGQ from the exons ATGGGAGGCGGTGATGCGGCTCTCGACGACGTCGCAACTGAATCCAATGGTGGAGATGATGGAGTCAACGTCAACATCCGTTGCTCCAACGGCAACAAGTTCACCGTCACGATTACCCTCGATTCCACCGTCGGATCATTTAAAGACGTTCTCTCTCAGAAATGTGATATCCCCACCGATCAACAGCGTTTGATATACAAGGGTCGGATCTTGAAGGACGATCAGACCCTCCAAAGCTACG GTTTGGAGGCAGATCACACTGTACACTTGGTTCGTGGCTTTGCCCCATCTGCTTCAGCCAACCCTGGGGGTGCAACCGATGCCAGAGGTCCAAATGCAACTCATAGTAATCCAAGTGGTGTTGGACAAAATGAAGATGTGCCGTTGGGAGGTTCTACTTTTCCAGCTAATCTATTCCCTGGACTTGGACTCGGTGGGATGGGTGAAGGTGGTGGTTTATTTGGGGCTGGACTTCCAGATATCGAACAAATGCAGCAACAATTGACTAGGAACCCTAACATAATGAGAGACATAATGAACATGCCTGTTGTTCAAAATCTTATGAACAACCCTGATGTGATGCGGAATTTGATTATGAACAACCCACAAATGCGTGAAATTATTGATCGAAATCCTGAATTAGCTCACATACTTAATGATCCTAGCACTCTGCGACAGACACTTGAAGCAGCCAGAAACCCTGAGCTTATGCGGGAGATGATGCGCAATACCGATCGGGCTATGAGCAACATTGAAGCTTCGCCTGAGGGATTTAACATGCTTAGGCGAATGTATGAAACTGTTCAAGAGCCATTTCTCAATGCAACAACTATGGCTGGGAATGCTGGGAATGCTGGGACTGATAGCTCAAACCCATTTGCATCTCTTTTAGCCACCCAAGGTGGAAGCCAAACCAGAAATCAACCAGCTAATCAGTCAACCACTGGTTCTGAATTGACAACTGGCTCACCTGCTCCAAATACTAACCCACTCCCCAACCCATGGACCTCTGGGGGAA CAGCTGCTGGAGGTACTCAAACTAATACCGCAAGGTCAAACCTTACTGGGGATGCTAGGCCACAGGCACCAGCAGGCTTAGGTGGACTTGGTCTTCCAGAGTTTGAAGGCATGTTGGGTGGCATGCAGGATACCAGTTCACTCAATCAGATTATGCAAAATCCAGCTATTTCACAAATGATGCAAAACCTCCTCTCCAACCCACAGTTTGTGAACCAG ACTCTTGGTCTCAACCCACAGACACGCAGCATGCTTGATTCTAATTCTCACTTAAGAGAAATGTTGCAAAATCCAGAATTTCTTCGTCAGTTGACTTCTCCTGAGACAATGCAG CTACTCTTGACTCTTCAGCAATCACTTCTAACACAGCTTAGTCGCCAACAGCCAACCCA GGAACCAGGTCAGACAGGTGGAG GACCCTTCAACAACATGGGTTTGGACATGTTGATGAACATGTTTGGTGGACTTGGCGCCGGCAGTCTAGCAGTTCCAAACAGATCCGATG TGCCACCAGAAGAACTGTATGCCACCCAACTTTCACAGCTTCAGGAAATGGGATTCTTCGACCGACAAGAGAATTTACGAGCTTTGATTGCCACTGCAGGAAATGTTCATGCTGCGGTTGAGCGACTTTTAGGGAATACTGGTCAATAg
- the LOC107424348 gene encoding ubiquitin domain-containing protein DSK2a isoform X2: MGGGDAALDDVATESNGGDDGVNVNIRCSNGNKFTVTITLDSTVGSFKDVLSQKCDIPTDQQRLIYKGRILKDDQTLQSYGLEADHTVHLVRGFAPSASANPGGATDARGPNATHSNPSGVGQNEDVPLGGSTFPANLFPGLGLGGMGEGGGLFGAGLPDIEQMQQQLTRNPNIMRDIMNMPVVQNLMNNPDVMRNLIMNNPQMREIIDRNPELAHILNDPSTLRQTLEAARNPELMREMMRNTDRAMSNIEASPEGFNMLRRMYETVQEPFLNATTMAGNAGNAGTDSSNPFASLLATQGGSQTRNQPANQSTTGSELTTGSPAPNTNPLPNPWTSGGTAGGTQTNTARSNLTGDARPQAPAGLGGLGLPEFEGMLGGMQDTSSLNQIMQNPAISQMMQNLLSNPQFVNQTLGLNPQTRSMLDSNSHLREMLQNPEFLRQLTSPETMQLLLTLQQSLLTQLSRQQPTQEPGQTGGGTGPFNNMGLDMLMNMFGGLGAGSLAVPNRSDVPPEELYATQLSQLQEMGFFDRQENLRALIATAGNVHAAVERLLGNTGQ, translated from the exons ATGGGAGGCGGTGATGCGGCTCTCGACGACGTCGCAACTGAATCCAATGGTGGAGATGATGGAGTCAACGTCAACATCCGTTGCTCCAACGGCAACAAGTTCACCGTCACGATTACCCTCGATTCCACCGTCGGATCATTTAAAGACGTTCTCTCTCAGAAATGTGATATCCCCACCGATCAACAGCGTTTGATATACAAGGGTCGGATCTTGAAGGACGATCAGACCCTCCAAAGCTACG GTTTGGAGGCAGATCACACTGTACACTTGGTTCGTGGCTTTGCCCCATCTGCTTCAGCCAACCCTGGGGGTGCAACCGATGCCAGAGGTCCAAATGCAACTCATAGTAATCCAAGTGGTGTTGGACAAAATGAAGATGTGCCGTTGGGAGGTTCTACTTTTCCAGCTAATCTATTCCCTGGACTTGGACTCGGTGGGATGGGTGAAGGTGGTGGTTTATTTGGGGCTGGACTTCCAGATATCGAACAAATGCAGCAACAATTGACTAGGAACCCTAACATAATGAGAGACATAATGAACATGCCTGTTGTTCAAAATCTTATGAACAACCCTGATGTGATGCGGAATTTGATTATGAACAACCCACAAATGCGTGAAATTATTGATCGAAATCCTGAATTAGCTCACATACTTAATGATCCTAGCACTCTGCGACAGACACTTGAAGCAGCCAGAAACCCTGAGCTTATGCGGGAGATGATGCGCAATACCGATCGGGCTATGAGCAACATTGAAGCTTCGCCTGAGGGATTTAACATGCTTAGGCGAATGTATGAAACTGTTCAAGAGCCATTTCTCAATGCAACAACTATGGCTGGGAATGCTGGGAATGCTGGGACTGATAGCTCAAACCCATTTGCATCTCTTTTAGCCACCCAAGGTGGAAGCCAAACCAGAAATCAACCAGCTAATCAGTCAACCACTGGTTCTGAATTGACAACTGGCTCACCTGCTCCAAATACTAACCCACTCCCCAACCCATGGACCTCTGGGGGAA CTGCTGGAGGTACTCAAACTAATACCGCAAGGTCAAACCTTACTGGGGATGCTAGGCCACAGGCACCAGCAGGCTTAGGTGGACTTGGTCTTCCAGAGTTTGAAGGCATGTTGGGTGGCATGCAGGATACCAGTTCACTCAATCAGATTATGCAAAATCCAGCTATTTCACAAATGATGCAAAACCTCCTCTCCAACCCACAGTTTGTGAACCAG ACTCTTGGTCTCAACCCACAGACACGCAGCATGCTTGATTCTAATTCTCACTTAAGAGAAATGTTGCAAAATCCAGAATTTCTTCGTCAGTTGACTTCTCCTGAGACAATGCAG CTACTCTTGACTCTTCAGCAATCACTTCTAACACAGCTTAGTCGCCAACAGCCAACCCA GGAACCAGGTCAGACAGGTGGAGGTACAG GACCCTTCAACAACATGGGTTTGGACATGTTGATGAACATGTTTGGTGGACTTGGCGCCGGCAGTCTAGCAGTTCCAAACAGATCCGATG TGCCACCAGAAGAACTGTATGCCACCCAACTTTCACAGCTTCAGGAAATGGGATTCTTCGACCGACAAGAGAATTTACGAGCTTTGATTGCCACTGCAGGAAATGTTCATGCTGCGGTTGAGCGACTTTTAGGGAATACTGGTCAATAg
- the LOC107424348 gene encoding ubiquitin domain-containing protein DSK2a isoform X1 translates to MGGGDAALDDVATESNGGDDGVNVNIRCSNGNKFTVTITLDSTVGSFKDVLSQKCDIPTDQQRLIYKGRILKDDQTLQSYGLEADHTVHLVRGFAPSASANPGGATDARGPNATHSNPSGVGQNEDVPLGGSTFPANLFPGLGLGGMGEGGGLFGAGLPDIEQMQQQLTRNPNIMRDIMNMPVVQNLMNNPDVMRNLIMNNPQMREIIDRNPELAHILNDPSTLRQTLEAARNPELMREMMRNTDRAMSNIEASPEGFNMLRRMYETVQEPFLNATTMAGNAGNAGTDSSNPFASLLATQGGSQTRNQPANQSTTGSELTTGSPAPNTNPLPNPWTSGGTAAGGTQTNTARSNLTGDARPQAPAGLGGLGLPEFEGMLGGMQDTSSLNQIMQNPAISQMMQNLLSNPQFVNQTLGLNPQTRSMLDSNSHLREMLQNPEFLRQLTSPETMQLLLTLQQSLLTQLSRQQPTQEPGQTGGGTGPFNNMGLDMLMNMFGGLGAGSLAVPNRSDVPPEELYATQLSQLQEMGFFDRQENLRALIATAGNVHAAVERLLGNTGQ, encoded by the exons ATGGGAGGCGGTGATGCGGCTCTCGACGACGTCGCAACTGAATCCAATGGTGGAGATGATGGAGTCAACGTCAACATCCGTTGCTCCAACGGCAACAAGTTCACCGTCACGATTACCCTCGATTCCACCGTCGGATCATTTAAAGACGTTCTCTCTCAGAAATGTGATATCCCCACCGATCAACAGCGTTTGATATACAAGGGTCGGATCTTGAAGGACGATCAGACCCTCCAAAGCTACG GTTTGGAGGCAGATCACACTGTACACTTGGTTCGTGGCTTTGCCCCATCTGCTTCAGCCAACCCTGGGGGTGCAACCGATGCCAGAGGTCCAAATGCAACTCATAGTAATCCAAGTGGTGTTGGACAAAATGAAGATGTGCCGTTGGGAGGTTCTACTTTTCCAGCTAATCTATTCCCTGGACTTGGACTCGGTGGGATGGGTGAAGGTGGTGGTTTATTTGGGGCTGGACTTCCAGATATCGAACAAATGCAGCAACAATTGACTAGGAACCCTAACATAATGAGAGACATAATGAACATGCCTGTTGTTCAAAATCTTATGAACAACCCTGATGTGATGCGGAATTTGATTATGAACAACCCACAAATGCGTGAAATTATTGATCGAAATCCTGAATTAGCTCACATACTTAATGATCCTAGCACTCTGCGACAGACACTTGAAGCAGCCAGAAACCCTGAGCTTATGCGGGAGATGATGCGCAATACCGATCGGGCTATGAGCAACATTGAAGCTTCGCCTGAGGGATTTAACATGCTTAGGCGAATGTATGAAACTGTTCAAGAGCCATTTCTCAATGCAACAACTATGGCTGGGAATGCTGGGAATGCTGGGACTGATAGCTCAAACCCATTTGCATCTCTTTTAGCCACCCAAGGTGGAAGCCAAACCAGAAATCAACCAGCTAATCAGTCAACCACTGGTTCTGAATTGACAACTGGCTCACCTGCTCCAAATACTAACCCACTCCCCAACCCATGGACCTCTGGGGGAA CAGCTGCTGGAGGTACTCAAACTAATACCGCAAGGTCAAACCTTACTGGGGATGCTAGGCCACAGGCACCAGCAGGCTTAGGTGGACTTGGTCTTCCAGAGTTTGAAGGCATGTTGGGTGGCATGCAGGATACCAGTTCACTCAATCAGATTATGCAAAATCCAGCTATTTCACAAATGATGCAAAACCTCCTCTCCAACCCACAGTTTGTGAACCAG ACTCTTGGTCTCAACCCACAGACACGCAGCATGCTTGATTCTAATTCTCACTTAAGAGAAATGTTGCAAAATCCAGAATTTCTTCGTCAGTTGACTTCTCCTGAGACAATGCAG CTACTCTTGACTCTTCAGCAATCACTTCTAACACAGCTTAGTCGCCAACAGCCAACCCA GGAACCAGGTCAGACAGGTGGAGGTACAG GACCCTTCAACAACATGGGTTTGGACATGTTGATGAACATGTTTGGTGGACTTGGCGCCGGCAGTCTAGCAGTTCCAAACAGATCCGATG TGCCACCAGAAGAACTGTATGCCACCCAACTTTCACAGCTTCAGGAAATGGGATTCTTCGACCGACAAGAGAATTTACGAGCTTTGATTGCCACTGCAGGAAATGTTCATGCTGCGGTTGAGCGACTTTTAGGGAATACTGGTCAATAg